TTGGAAAATGCTCTCCCAGAGGGCCACAAAGAAATTCGCCATTCTCACACCCGCGATATGTCTTCAACCGTGCCCAAACTCATCGGCCTCTTCACAGCATTACTatgaagatcaaatccGAACCATGCAAAAAAACGGCCGGGTGACCCTAATTTATTTATTCTTCGTTTAAAGTACAAACGTAAATACCCGTTTATGGAGACAATGCTAAGACCGCCAGCTTAGATACCAGCACCCAGAGCAAAGGAGCCTGCCATTAGAGCCACGATGGCAGCACCGAACTTCCAGGAGATTGGGTGAGCGACCATACCGGCAGCATCGTtcttggaagagctggcagatttgctgctgctgctggagacggaagaagagacagagGAAGCCTTGGAAGAGATGGAGGAACTGACGGAGGAGGCTTTGGACGATAGGGATGAAACAGACGAAGCTGCAACGTTGCTGGCGGAAACCAAGTTACTCATTGTGCTGGCGGAAGAAGAAGTCATTGTGATGGTTGGATGGGAATGATTTGTTGGGTTATCAATATTGCAATTCGTAACAATATCGGCTAGATACTGGAAGAGAGAGCACCTTATATAGGGCTTCGAGATCGATCTTTCATCTTGCTCGCGTTTTGCTGAGTGTAATCACATTACCGGATCGGGACATTGCCAGCATGAAAGAAAAACGCCAAGCCTGGTTGAAAGCCAAGCCTCCTTCAAAGTGCTAGCAACCCCCGCTAGACGTCTGCGGCAAATCTGAAACAGGGAGGGCAGTGACGCGAGATGACTGCGAAAAAGGGATGTTTCAGATTTCCCCTTTCTGTCCAGACCACGTGCGCAGCTATTTTCGGATCGCGGCTAGTTCCAGGCCGGGTAAAATAGTATTCATCGTGTGGTATGATGTGAAATTCCTGGAACGACCCACGcaactttgaaaatttttcaaggATGCGATGAGCGGCCGgtgtcgtcgtcgtcgtctCGAGATGATATATATAACATCATAGCACTAGAAGAGAGCTTCTGCTGCGTCTCCAGGAGGTTTTTTTAAAGAGGTATCAACAGGACAAATCGTCAACAGCAGTAGCAATGGGTGCTTACAAGtatttggaagaattgcagagaaagaagcaatCTGATGTTCTCAGATTCTTGCAGAGAATCAGAGTCTGGGAATACAGACAAAAGAACGTCATCCACAGGGCCTCCAGACCATCTAGACCAGACAAGGCTAGAAGACTGGGTTACAAGGCCAAGCAAGGTTTCGTTATCTACCGTGTCAGAGTTAGACGTGGTAACAGAAAGAGACCTGTGCCAAAGGGTGCCACTTACGGTAAGCCAACCAATCAAGGTGTCAACGAATTGAAATaccaaagagctttgagAGCCACCGCTGAGGAAAGAGTTGGTCGTCGTGCTGCTAACTTGAGAGTTCTAAACTCCTACTGGGTTAACCAGGACTCCACCTACAAGTACTTCGAAGTCATTCTTGTTGATCCTTCTCACAAGGCTGTCAGAAGAGATGCTCGTTACAACTGGATCTGCAACCCAGTCCACAAGCACCGTGAGGCTAGGGGTTTGACTGCCACCGGTAAGAAGTCCAGAGGTATCAACAAGGGTCACAGATTCAACAACACCAAGTCTGGTAGAAGAaagatctggaagaagcaCAACACCTTGTCCTTGTGGAGATACAGAAAATAATCGGTTTGTTAAGTTTTTTAACAAGTTTTTTATACTAGCTAATCTTTTAAACAAaccttttttttttaatGAGCTGTGCAATCCTGGAAAGACTGGCTGGGATCCTAGCTTGGGCCCAAGTTGCCAGTTTTACCTGGCCTTTTGACTCTTGTTGCTAATAAATTTGAATAATTTCCCATCTTTACTGTCATTGTAATTTGTTGCCGGTTTGTGAACGTACAAATTTTTATCACAGGAAGGGATAAtaagaaagagaaaaaagttCAGTGATTTCAAACTGACTAAAGTTTCTGTGGTTTGTGTTAGTTGAATTGGTTCAATTCTTCGATAGTATCACCATTAGCACTTTTGCATTCTTATAATGACTGATTACAAGAAGACAGCAATCTTGTCCGTTTACGATAAGACCGGTTTGTTGGACCTGGCTAAAGGTTTGGCCGAGAACAATGTCCGTATCCTTGCTTCTGGTGGTACGGCCCGTATGGTTCGTGAAGCCGGCTTCCCCGTGGACGACGTCTCGTCCATTACGCATGCTCCTGAGATGCTGGGTGGGAGAGTGAAGACGTTACATCCAGCAGTCCATGGTGGTATATTGGCTAGAAATCTGGAGagtgatgaagaagatttgaagaagcaaaatATCGATAAGGTAGACTTCGTGGTTTGTAACTTGTATCCTTTCAAGGAAACCGTTGCTAAGGTGGGCGTCACTGTGGCGGAAGCCGTGGAGGAGATTGATATTGGTGGTGTGACGCTTTTGAGAGCCGCTGCCAAGAACCATGCCAGAGTGACCATCCTGTCCGATCCGCTTGATTACTCCACTTTCCTTTCTGAGTTGAGCCAGGATGGCGAAATTTCGCAGGAATTGAGAAACAGATTGGCTTTGAAGGCATTTGAACACACTGCTGATTATGACGCAGCCAtctctgatttcttcagaaaACAGTATTCCGAAGGTGTGGCTCAATTGCCGCTACGTTACGGTGCTAACCCACATCAAAAGCCAGCTCAGGCTTATGTCTCTCAGCAGGATAGCTTACCTTTCAAGGTTCTTTCAGGCTCTCCTGGCTACATCAACCTCTTGGACGCTTTGAACTCTTGGCCTTTGGTTAAGGAATTGTCGgcctctttgaacttgCCAGCTGCCGCTTCTTTCAAGCATGTCTCCCCAGCTGGTGCTGCCGTGGGTGTCCCATTGTCGGATGTGGAGAAGCAAGTTTACTTCGTCTCTGATATCGAGAACTTGTCACCATTGGCAGCTGCTTACGCCAGGGCTCGTGGTGCTGATAGAATGTCCTCATTCGGCGACTGGATCGCTCTATCCAACATTGTCGATATCCCAACcgccaagatcatctctAGAGAAGTCTCCGATGGTATCATCGCTCCAGGCTTCGAACCAGAAGCTTTGGAAatcctgaagaagaagaaaggtGGCAAGTACTGTGTCTTGCAGATCGATCCAAACTACATCCCAGAATCGATAGAGACAAGGCAGGTCTACGGGGTCAACTTGCAACAGAAGAGAAACGACGCAATCATCAACAAATCTTCCTTCCGCGAAATCGTCTCTGCTAACAAAAACTTGACTGAACAAGCCGTAATTGACTTGACTGTGGCTACCATCGCTCTTAAGTACACTCAATCCAACTCTGTTTGTTACGCAAAGAATGGTATGGTGATCGGCTTGGGTGCTGGTCAACAATCTAGAATTCACTGTACAAGATTGGCTGGTGATAAAGCTGATAACTGGTGGTTCAGACAACATCCAAGAGTCTTGGGCATCAAATGGGCTAAGGGCGTTAAGAGACCAGAAAAATCAAACGCTATTGATTTGTTTGTCACTGGTCAAATCCCAACCGAAGAACCAGAGAAGTCCGAATACGAATCCAAATTCGAAGAGATCCCGGCTCCTTTCACCCCagaagagagaaaggagTGGTCTTCCAAATTGACCAACGTTTCATTGTCCTCTGACGCTTTTTTCCCATTCCCAGACAACGTCTACAGAGCCGTTAGATCTGGTGTTAAATACATTGCTGCTCCTTCTGGCTCTGTCATGGACAAGGCTGTCTTTAGCGCTGCGGATTCCTTCAATCTAGTCTACGTGGAGAATCCAATTCGTTTGTTCCACCATTGAATAGTCGGATCCCTCTGTATCTGAACTTTCCTAGTTTTATAATATGTTTTAATTATCATCATGAAAAATGCGAGACTACCTCGACGCTTCCAAAGGAGCTTCATTTATTATCTTAACAAGATTCTACGAACATGTCTGCAGTATGGTTTTACCCAAGTGATAATCGACCAGCTAGGGTCTTCACAGTGTTCAGGAATATACTGCGGTAGAGCGACAACAAAGACGATTGAGCTCGATCCTACCACAAGTGGTAGAAGAGCTCAAAATCGTGCACTCTACTTAATCTAAAGGACTTGTCGACGGGGCTGCTTCTGTCTCATCCATATACATAATGGCAACAATCAAAGACGTATATGACCAAAGCGACTCAAAACCCCAATCCCGAAGAATCGGAGGAGAAGCTTCAGTCAATAGCCTATAGATTCCTTGAGACTCTGCCTCTCGAGCGCCGAACTGTTAATCAAATTAAGGAAGGTTAAGCAACAATAGCAAGGAACACACGTATCGGTCTTGCTAAACAAGAAGCAATACAGCTCCCCCCTCCTTAGGATTGATTAACACAAGTCTATGGTTTTTTAGTATTGAAGTTGTTATGTCTAGTAGGTGATGCCCAACTTCATCGCTTTTTATAAGCAAGCagttttgaaaaatttaaTCATTACCCGGTTTCATGATAGATCTTCTATATAACAAGGGCTTACTTGGATGGTATGCTTCAGCCGAGTTAGACGTTGTTGAGCCTGCTGTAGCCATGAATCTCTGTACGACAGCATACGCAGGAATTAAACCCTCGTAATCCTAGGGAAATCCTGCACTCTTCACATAGTGCGAAGCAGGTACAGGGCCACAACACAATATTGCGTGGGTTTATCCTGCAAACCACGCAGTTTGAACGGGaatcttcctcatcattgTCCCCTAACATGTCTTCATCTGTCGATCCTGCGGTAGCTGAGGCGCATTGCCTTTTCTGGGAAACTACCTCGGCTATTATATCCGCTGGACTGGAGGCCGCGTATTGCGACCTCGTTAGTCTACGATCTTCCGCGAGCTGCACTTTGAGTATCGGCCAGATGGCCATAAACCACTCCATTTCTTTTGGTGCAGTGGTGCTGAGAAGCATTTCCTCGGCTTGTTCTTCGGAGTTATCAGGGCCGATAGTGTCTGTTtcactttcatcttcacttGTCTCGAAATCCGGAAGATAGTCCTCAGAGtaatcttcttctggaagCAGCGGTGTTTCCTCGCCGTGATTGCGGTCTGATTCTGGCTTTGTCAAGAACCTGGCATAATTTCTTTCTGTGATAAATTTATTAAGGTCCCTAGATCTCTCGGATCTATTAGTGTTCGCTGACTTTTCTTGCACCTGTCGCTTTTCTAGCCACTTacgcttgaagaaaaatgtAAACGCTGCTTTCACAAGACTGTAACTTATTTTTAGCTTGGAAATTATTGATGGAGCTCCTAATCTTTGTAACTGCTTATCTGTCCCCGGGTCCTTTTGATCCATGTCATCCGGAATGGTGCTGACCTTGTTAAGGTAGCCGCTGATCATATAGCTGCGGTGAATGTCAGCCGGATTATTAAGGGAAGAATATTCTCTATGGATTCCCCTGTTCATGGACTCGTTACCGTTACACAGCAGAAGGGCTAACTTGTTCACAACATGAGAGAATTCCTCCTCACCTGTACAATTTAAATGATTCCACCAATTGTGCATAAACGAATGAAACTGCAACTCCTTAGTGTCATATTCCTGGTTTCCAAAGGGATTTTTTCTCACCAAGCAGGCTAGTGCGTAGGTGGCCACTGACATTACTATTAAGAAAAGGGAAAATATCTTGGGAAAATGTCTATATCTCGTTGACACTGGGATAGAATCAAATCCATGTGTCTTGACTTGATATATCAAAAAAATGATGTTAGTTATGTTTAATACAGTACTACCCGCCAATCTGTGTTTCCTGAGATTGAACATCTCCACTATATGGATCCAGATTCTACCCAAAAGCGCCATTAGGCAATCAGAAAGGTATTCGGGCGCCATAGTCAAATACAAATTCCTCTGCGATAGGTAATAGAATTGGACTGAGAGCTCGAAAATTGTATAGTCAGATTCTTCCAACGGCTTCGAATTTGTAGTTGTTGTAATGAAGGTCTCAACGCAGTGGGACCATGCAAATATCGTAAAAGTTCGTGCCAAGTAAAATGGAAATCCCATCGCGGGAAATACCTCTATTATTCCAACTTGGTTTAAAGTCTGGATCACATTATAGAAAAGCGGCACcagagctgaaagatgTAAAACAAATTTTGACCAAAGAGGCAACGATGTTCTAGCGGTATTGGATCGCAGGGAGGCCATAATGACAAATCTATTCAATATCAAAGCAGTAACGAAACTGGCAACGGCGtagctgctgaagaaatAACCAATGGTATCCACTACGGACTCCAAACTTGGGATCAGTTCATCGGAAGCGACAGCTTGCTCATATTGAAGTCTTGTGGCATTAAGCACTGATAATGCGATTCTATAGGGGTAATTTATCAATGAGCTGAATATTACGGTCTCCGGAACGAGTGAATGAGCTGTTTGATTGAGATATGAAAAGGCACCAACAAGCGACCCCTGATTCGCTGTGCCATTCATGTTCTATAACCTCTGAACTTGTTGGTGATTCGCACTGTTGGCGATCGTCGCTTTCGTAGTAGAGTTATACAGACACTACCCTAAACACTGCCAGAGTGGTTCCCACAGGTAGCAGTTGAATTCAGCTTAATAAGCTTGAAGTATACGAGGTCGTCTCTGAAGGTAAAAAATAATGGTTGCTAAGAGATTCGAACTCTTGCATCTTACGATACCTGAGAATTCCAAGGTATGCAGTTTGGCTGCACACAAGAATCGAACCGACTCTTGAATCAGGCGCCTTAGACCGCTCGGCCAAACAACCATATTAAACTTTCGGGAATGTAATAATACGTTACGGTATTATTCGAGGGTTGATATGGTTGGTCCTGTAATTAGAGCTTGTGATAGTTTGTTCAAATACTTATTACTGACAACTATTTGTATCCTATTGAATCTGCTTCTCTGGACCTGGTTGGCTCTCTAATAGCTCTCAACTGGGTCCCTTTTATATGTTTCATTTGGAGTTCTCGTCAACTCGCCACTCGAGGCTTAGGCCCGATATATGGTTCTCCTATATCGGTCATGGACCTATGTCTTAGTCAGTCACGTACTTGGCCAGGCTCTCAATCTTGTCTTGTCGAGCCGGTATATCCATCTCATACTATTACAGGGAAAAGCTTTTATTTTCTGCTATTGATGAAAGACAATATCTCGCAACAATTCCTCTTGCTCTGTCATCTGTAACCATTTTTATCGCTACATAATACAAGTATCAATTCATCAAACCATTCATAAAGCTTCAGACGGCCATGATCGTCGTAGCTATATATTTTGCAGTTTACATGGATCTCGCAATATCCAAACGCCGCACAACATGTGCTATGCTGTTAAACAAATTGCAGTTGACGTAGCGAAATGCTCATTTCCCGCTCTTCACTTTTGCTCCTTCTATTTAGTGTCGCTAGCGACAGACATatttttcaatttgaaCTCCGAACACGAAAACATAAATTCTCAGACACTACATACCACGGACTTGCCAGAACTTAATAAGCACACAGGGACATGCAATGAGCTCAAATCTCATTCTAAACCGAATTGCGAAGACCACGTAGACTAAAAGATGCATTAAGGCAGCAGGTAGCGAATTCCACGTGACTTGTTTCTTCGCTATGACTCTTTCAAGGCTTAATTAAAAGCTCATCCTCGAATTAAAAGTTTCACTGACGCAGTATTTGAACAGACCGTTCACTTTCAAGTGTTGAATCAGCTTAGTTCGAACCGACATGTCCCAGACACTTTTCAATAACATCGAACAGCTTCCGCCCGATGCTCTTTTCGGGATTAGACAAAGGCTAGCTCAAGACTCCAGAGCTGTTAAAGTTGATTTGGGGATTGGTGCGTACAGAGATGACAATGGCAAACCTTGGGTCCTTCCTAGTGTTAGATCCGCTGAACAATTGATTCAACAAGACCCAAACTACAATCATGAGTACCTGGGTATCAATGGTTTACCGGAGTTGGCTGCTGGAGCGGCCAGGATTATCTTTGGTGAAAACAGTAATGCTTTGAACGAGGGCAGAGTCGTTTCGGTGCAATCTCTCTCCGGTACGGGTGCATTGCATTTGGCTGCCAAGTTTTTGTCAACTTTTCTGGCCGGTAGGCCATTGTACATCTCTGAGCCAACCTGGGCAAATCACAAGAGCATTTTCCAGAGCCAAGGCATCAAAACTGTGCCATATCCTTACTGGCAGGCCTCGACAAAGAGCTTGGACTTGGACGGATTTCTAGAGTCCATCAAGGACGCGCCATCGGGATCTGTGGTATTGCTGCACGCCTGCGCCCATAACCCTACCGGGTTGGATCCAGCCGAGAAGCAATGGCCGGCTATTTTAGAGGCCATTGCCTCGAAAAACCACATAGCACTGTTCGACTCTGCATACCAAGGGTTTGCTTCCGGTAGCCTCGACAGAGACGCTTTCGCGATCCGTCTTGGCGTTGAGAAACTGGCCAAGGTGTCGCCAGTGTTTGTATGCCAATCATTCGCCAAGAACGTCG
Above is a genomic segment from Torulaspora globosa chromosome 1, complete sequence containing:
- the RPL15B gene encoding 60S ribosomal protein eL15 (ancestral locus Anc_2.417), with product MGAYKYLEELQRKKQSDVLRFLQRIRVWEYRQKNVIHRASRPSRPDKARRLGYKAKQGFVIYRVRVRRGNRKRPVPKGATYGKPTNQGVNELKYQRALRATAEERVGRRAANLRVLNSYWVNQDSTYKYFEVILVDPSHKAVRRDARYNWICNPVHKHREARGLTATGKKSRGINKGHRFNNTKSGRRKIWKKHNTLSLWRYRK
- the ADE17 gene encoding bifunctional phosphoribosylaminoimidazolecarboxamide formyltransferase/IMP cyclohydrolase ADE17 (ancestral locus Anc_2.418) codes for the protein MTDYKKTAILSVYDKTGLLDLAKGLAENNVRILASGGTARMVREAGFPVDDVSSITHAPEMLGGRVKTLHPAVHGGILARNLESDEEDLKKQNIDKVDFVVCNLYPFKETVAKVGVTVAEAVEEIDIGGVTLLRAAAKNHARVTILSDPLDYSTFLSELSQDGEISQELRNRLALKAFEHTADYDAAISDFFRKQYSEGVAQLPLRYGANPHQKPAQAYVSQQDSLPFKVLSGSPGYINLLDALNSWPLVKELSASLNLPAAASFKHVSPAGAAVGVPLSDVEKQVYFVSDIENLSPLAAAYARARGADRMSSFGDWIALSNIVDIPTAKIISREVSDGIIAPGFEPEALEILKKKKGGKYCVLQIDPNYIPESIETRQVYGVNLQQKRNDAIINKSSFREIVSANKNLTEQAVIDLTVATIALKYTQSNSVCYAKNGMVIGLGAGQQSRIHCTRLAGDKADNWWFRQHPRVLGIKWAKGVKRPEKSNAIDLFVTGQIPTEEPEKSEYESKFEEIPAPFTPEERKEWSSKLTNVSLSSDAFFPFPDNVYRAVRSGVKYIAAPSGSVMDKAVFSAADSFNLVYVENPIRLFHH
- the ASI1 gene encoding putative ubiquitin-protein ligase ASI1 (ancestral locus Anc_2.419) → MNGTANQGSLVGAFSYLNQTAHSLVPETVIFSSLINYPYRIALSVLNATRLQYEQAVASDELIPSLESVVDTIGYFFSSYAVASFVTALILNRFVIMASLRSNTARTSLPLWSKFVLHLSALVPLFYNVIQTLNQVGIIEVFPAMGFPFYLARTFTIFAWSHCVETFITTTTNSKPLEESDYTIFELSVQFYYLSQRNLYLTMAPEYLSDCLMALLGRIWIHIVEMFNLRKHRLAGSTVLNITNIIFLIYQVKTHGFDSIPVSTRYRHFPKIFSLFLIVMSVATYALACLVRKNPFGNQEYDTKELQFHSFMHNWWNHLNCTGEEEFSHVVNKLALLLCNGNESMNRGIHREYSSLNNPADIHRSYMISGYLNKVSTIPDDMDQKDPGTDKQLQRLGAPSIISKLKISYSLVKAAFTFFFKRKWLEKRQVQEKSANTNRSERSRDLNKFITERNYARFLTKPESDRNHGEETPLLPEEDYSEDYLPDFETSEDESETDTIGPDNSEEQAEEMLLSTTAPKEMEWFMAIWPILKVQLAEDRRLTRSQYAASSPADIIAEVVSQKRQCASATAGSTDEDMLGDNDEEDSRSNCVVCRINPRNIVLWPCTCFALCEECRISLGLRGFNSCVCCRTEIHGYSRLNNV
- the AAT2 gene encoding aspartate transaminase AAT2 (ancestral locus Anc_2.420) — translated: MSQTLFNNIEQLPPDALFGIRQRLAQDSRAVKVDLGIGAYRDDNGKPWVLPSVRSAEQLIQQDPNYNHEYLGINGLPELAAGAARIIFGENSNALNEGRVVSVQSLSGTGALHLAAKFLSTFLAGRPLYISEPTWANHKSIFQSQGIKTVPYPYWQASTKSLDLDGFLESIKDAPSGSVVLLHACAHNPTGLDPAEKQWPAILEAIASKNHIALFDSAYQGFASGSLDRDAFAIRLGVEKLAKVSPVFVCQSFAKNVGMYGERVGCFHVVIPQQDDSTVDISKVNKAIASQLSKITRSEVSNPPAYGAKIVSKILNTPELTEQWHKDMITMSSRITKMRHELREKLVQLNTPGNWDHIVDQCGMFSYTGLTPEMVKRLEAQHAVYMDASGRASIPGLNQGNVEHVAKAIDEVVRHFTSSKF